In a single window of the Hippoglossus hippoglossus isolate fHipHip1 chromosome 7, fHipHip1.pri, whole genome shotgun sequence genome:
- the wu:fa11c10 gene encoding protein FAM110A has protein sequence MPVETLRPSDGRLAGVPFTSAMPFRILNKGPDYFRRQAEPGARKLSAVERLEADKAKYVKSQQVALTRQAPIKPPIIRKPLVPPGMMFQCQISTPPARKFPRCPVDVENRGGREGPGGRRGPALNLDILNNLINDVCDGPLPSSQSSSSTSPSSSSPSSGAKSIGSSLSAEQERSSRLLNNLKPVNHGNTNSSSNSSCTSSPLSNNLRAPPAELSRRPPPIPARVPRIGLPVPYCSPNSVTVRRVDVRPQAEIRKPLRAQLQIRPRQTPQGQVAHPQVPPPPPPTHNQPQPHTQQSTPSQTLPSPPAYLPPSPMLVRAGMIPPASPAFTRISNASSKGSARKHPSLHRSKSDLSDRYSRATADLERFFNYCGLDPEEVEVMGGVERFTRANSDIVSISKLRSVSTPSSECGDEAERAREDEGDEDGPARANERVPYGISVIERNARVIKWLYGIRQARDTNNAVSNV, from the coding sequence ATGCCGGTTGAAACGCTGCGGCCTTCAGACGGCCGTTTAGCCGGAGTTCCCTTCACCTCTGCCATGCCCTTCAGGATACTTAACAAGGGCCCGGATTACTTCCGTCGCCAGGCTGAGCCCGGGGCCCGTAAACTGAGTGCGGTGGAGCGCCTGGAGGCCGACAAGGCAAAGTACGTTAAGAGCCAGCAGGTGGCCCTCACCCGTCAGGCTCCTATAAAACCACCAATCATCCGCAAGCCACTCGTCCCTCCGGGGATGATGTTCCAGTGCCAGATCAGCACTCCTCCAGCCCGCAAATTTCCCCGCTGCCCAGTGGATgtggaaaacagaggaggaagagagggaccaggagggagaagaggaccTGCTCTTAACTTGGATATTCTGAATAATCTAATCAATGATGTATGTGATGGACCATTGCCCAGTTCCCAGTCTtcttcctctacctccccctcctcatcaTCTCCTTCATCAGGAGCTAAGAGTATCGGCAGCAGCCTGTCAGCAGaacaggagaggagcagcaggctCCTCAACAACCTTAAACCTGTGAACCACGGCAACACCAACTCTTCATCCAACTCCTCCTGCACTTCCTCACCACTCAGTAACAACCTCCGTGCCCCTCCAGCAGAACTCAGCCGACGTCCACCCCCGATTCCAGCACGAGTGCCACGCATTGGGCTTCCTGTGCCCTATTGCTCCCCAAACTCAGTGACAGTACGCAGGGTGGATGTCCGGCCTCAGGCAGAGATAAGGAAGCCCCTGAGGGCCCAGCTGCAGATCAGGCCCAGACAGACTCCACAAGGTCAAGTTGCGCACCCCCAAGttccacccccacctccacctaCTCACAACCAGCCCCAACCTCACACTCAGCAGAGCACCCCCTCACAAACTCTGCCCTCCCCTCCTGCCTATCTGCCACCCAGTCCCATGCTGGTTAGAGCGGGCATGATCCCGCCAGCCTCCCCCGCTTTCACCCGTATATCAAACGCCAGCTCCAAGGGGTCAGCCCGTAAGCACCCATCCTTGCACCGCTCCAAATCGGACCTGAGCGACCGGTATTCCCGTGCAACAGCCGACCTAGAGCGATTCTTCAACTACTGCGGGCTGGACCCGGAAGAGGTGGAGGTGATGGGCGGAGTGGAGCGCTTCACAAGAGCCAACTCGGACATTGTTTCCATCTCCAAGCTCCGCAGCGTCAGCACGCCCAGCTCGGAGTGCGGAGATGAGGCTGAACGGGCGAGGGAGGACGAGGGCGATGAGGACGGGCCCGCCAGAGCCAATGAACGGGTCCCCTACGGCATCTCCGTCATTGAGAGGAACGCGCGAGTCATCAAGTGGCTATATGGCATACGTCAGGCCCGAGATACTAACAACGCTGTCTCTAACGTATAG